The Actinomycetota bacterium genome includes a region encoding these proteins:
- a CDS encoding N-acetylmuramoyl-L-alanine amidase yields MSATQIRRRHTVAARAMCLALLILVMPLARDGRGPDIRTFAIPLGAAREVRAPEEFGLVGVSWPADEVAPTGVEVRTSLDGRSWEKWTELEMAIDVEGPDLGVEDRGRRATSPLWVGRAQHVQVRWHGAAPRGAEVQAVDPGPDPQPPAGRAARAIAAQPGIITRAQWGADESIRRCCPRYSGDLKAGFIHHTATSNNYSRDQSASIVRSIYAYHVQSNGWDDIGYNFLVDRYGQVFEGRAGGLDRLVIGAHAAGFNTSSVGVSLIGTFESVSAPAEALDAVQRVLAWKFDLHHVDPTGTTQMVSGGSNKYPAGQTVSLRTIASHRDVGNTSCPGDGLYNALPSIRTNTYNIGLPKLFDTALRPTTITPNGDGRDDTMRLTGRASAGANWTASVTDGTGAARRAWSGTGSVDITWDGRDAAGLALPHGDYTFQLSAASGAERARPATYKVTLFREPWTGWTRVGGAGDRGESPRTSAAPDGSVHWVIRGIDNGLYRGRWVNGEWHGHVRLGGSHDQAKAGSPFAAVVGRDGTLHVVVQGTDDRLYHGRVDPHGSFLGWSRIGAPENLGSEPALTVTSDGAIHMLMVSPGGALYANIWLGRWLGWLRVGADHERGFQTRISAAPNDTILATVVGTDAALHANLRHPHHGWLGWSRIGTVDEKGTRPSLEALPDSRFIQVVEGVDQRIYANVGTPGTWSGWHRVGSGPDAGLEPELAVAPDGTTLVVITGTDARLYANVRRPDGSWAGWRHAGEIGITGSQPSVARSRLGPMVTLAQTLDLSLVGALSRPPHAP; encoded by the coding sequence ATGTCCGCCACCCAGATCCGTAGACGCCACACGGTCGCGGCACGCGCGATGTGCTTGGCTCTCCTGATCCTCGTGATGCCCTTGGCGCGTGACGGACGCGGGCCGGACATCCGTACGTTCGCCATCCCGCTGGGCGCGGCACGCGAGGTCCGCGCACCCGAAGAGTTCGGACTGGTAGGCGTGTCCTGGCCCGCGGACGAGGTCGCCCCGACCGGGGTCGAGGTCCGGACCAGCCTCGACGGCCGCTCCTGGGAGAAGTGGACCGAGCTCGAGATGGCGATCGACGTCGAGGGTCCGGACCTCGGGGTCGAGGACAGGGGTCGAAGAGCGACCTCGCCCCTGTGGGTCGGTCGAGCGCAGCATGTGCAGGTCCGCTGGCACGGTGCTGCCCCACGGGGAGCCGAGGTCCAGGCGGTCGACCCGGGTCCGGACCCGCAGCCACCCGCCGGGCGAGCCGCCCGGGCGATCGCCGCGCAGCCCGGCATCATCACCCGGGCGCAGTGGGGAGCGGACGAGTCGATCAGACGGTGCTGTCCGCGGTACTCCGGCGACCTGAAGGCCGGCTTCATCCACCACACCGCGACGAGCAACAACTACTCGCGCGATCAGTCGGCCTCGATCGTCCGGTCGATCTACGCCTACCACGTCCAATCGAACGGGTGGGACGACATCGGCTACAACTTCCTCGTCGACCGCTACGGACAGGTGTTCGAGGGTCGGGCAGGGGGCCTGGACCGCCTGGTGATAGGGGCCCACGCCGCGGGCTTCAATACGAGTTCGGTCGGCGTCTCGTTGATCGGCACCTTCGAGTCGGTCTCCGCTCCCGCCGAGGCTCTCGACGCCGTGCAGAGGGTCCTCGCATGGAAGTTCGACCTCCACCACGTCGACCCGACGGGAACCACGCAGATGGTCTCGGGTGGGAGCAACAAGTACCCGGCGGGCCAGACGGTCTCGCTGCGCACGATAGCCAGCCACCGCGACGTGGGGAACACGTCGTGTCCCGGGGACGGTCTCTACAACGCGCTGCCCAGCATCCGTACCAACACCTACAACATCGGACTCCCGAAGCTCTTCGACACGGCGTTGCGGCCGACGACCATCACGCCCAACGGGGACGGCCGGGACGACACGATGCGCTTGACCGGACGTGCCTCCGCAGGCGCCAACTGGACGGCCTCTGTCACCGACGGGACCGGAGCGGCCCGTCGGGCATGGTCGGGAACCGGCTCGGTGGACATCACCTGGGATGGGCGGGATGCTGCGGGGCTTGCGCTACCGCACGGCGACTACACCTTCCAGCTCTCGGCCGCGTCCGGCGCAGAACGAGCGAGGCCGGCGACGTACAAGGTGACCCTCTTCCGGGAGCCCTGGACGGGATGGACCCGCGTCGGTGGAGCCGGCGATAGGGGCGAGTCGCCGCGAACGTCCGCCGCCCCCGATGGGTCCGTCCATTGGGTGATCCGGGGCATCGACAACGGTCTGTACAGGGGGAGATGGGTCAACGGGGAGTGGCACGGGCATGTCCGGCTGGGCGGGTCGCACGACCAGGCCAAGGCCGGAAGTCCCTTCGCTGCGGTGGTCGGCCGAGATGGCACCCTGCACGTCGTCGTGCAGGGTACGGACGATCGCCTCTATCACGGCCGGGTTGACCCGCACGGCTCATTCCTCGGATGGAGCAGGATAGGCGCGCCCGAGAACCTGGGAAGCGAGCCGGCTCTTACGGTCACCTCCGACGGGGCGATACACATGCTGATGGTCTCCCCGGGGGGAGCCCTCTACGCAAACATCTGGCTAGGCCGCTGGCTGGGATGGCTGCGGGTGGGGGCCGATCACGAACGGGGGTTCCAGACGCGCATCTCCGCCGCCCCCAACGACACCATCCTGGCCACCGTCGTCGGTACCGACGCCGCCCTGCACGCGAACCTGCGGCACCCACACCACGGCTGGCTGGGGTGGTCCAGGATCGGGACCGTGGACGAGAAGGGTACGCGTCCGTCGCTCGAAGCTCTCCCCGACTCGCGGTTCATACAGGTCGTAGAGGGGGTCGACCAGCGGATCTACGCCAACGTAGGGACCCCGGGCACGTGGTCGGGCTGGCACCGGGTCGGCAGCGGACCCGATGCCGGGCTCGAGCCTGAACTCGCGGTCGCCCCGGATGGGACGACGCTCGTCGTGATCACTGGGACTGATGCTCGTCTGTACGCCAACGTTCGACGGCCCGACGGGAGCTGGGCGGGATGGCGTCACGCCGGGGAGATCGGCATCACCGGTAGCCAGCCCTCGGTGGCCCGTTCTCGGCTTGGACCCATGGTGACGCTGGCGCAGACCCTTGACCTGTCGCTGGTGGGGGCGCTCTCGCGTCCCCCACACGCCCCCTGA
- a CDS encoding SpoIID/LytB domain-containing protein, whose protein sequence is MAQFGAKGLADEGRSYTEILGHYYSGTRVESRDPVWGVRVMLVGNADRIELSGNARFEFHLDGVAIAASNGNDGTWVVRADAANRYLIYRPDGSLAAGPVGGPTQHVLIAFANWGTLLRSPQTGHRYRYGHMELNTHDDRRLRLISIMPMEAYLRGLGEMPSSWHAEALKAQAVAARTYAAEKVTRVGQARSGCNCGLYADTRDQAYVGYTKEDPASFGGSSATAARWPNAVEATANQVVTYPVSGSWRLAETYYSSSSGGRTERNEDVWGGTARPYLRDRDDPWSQLPANPYANWSVEMSQADVAAKLGMGRVDSIDLSARTAGGGVATARVYGDTNKTFTGDRFRSALGLRSTKIWIDSAPPPPVQPTWRGWSSLPPIATSRSADPVVVAAPNSALHAVVVDSSNVPMTSRRDPSTGAWSAWTRVGDAGSAGFEPTAALTKDSAVHAALRGTDGLIYVARRDASSGAWSGWSFVGTRQSFGSAPALAAAPDGSAWLVMVKPADNTIWIARREPSRPWSDWQRVGSGPDAGLEPAIAVGGDGAVHIVIRGTDGVPYATVRDPSTGSWAGWARLGPAGSFGYEPSLTVSSRGIEALVRGSDDGLYHAVRSGSGWSSWFRVGSSFEKAGPGKAPHLATGPDGRVHLTVAGSDDGIYHNVYTVGQVWSGWGRVGSSSDKVGPGGEVPIVGVPDGSVAAFVRGTDDRVYSNLRR, encoded by the coding sequence ATGGCCCAGTTCGGGGCCAAGGGCTTGGCCGACGAGGGGCGCTCGTACACGGAGATCCTGGGCCACTACTACAGCGGCACACGCGTCGAATCGCGCGACCCCGTGTGGGGCGTGCGAGTGATGCTCGTCGGCAACGCGGACCGCATCGAGCTGTCCGGCAACGCTCGTTTCGAGTTCCACCTCGACGGCGTGGCGATAGCCGCCTCGAACGGGAACGATGGCACCTGGGTCGTGCGAGCCGACGCCGCGAACCGTTACCTCATCTACAGGCCAGACGGATCGCTCGCCGCGGGTCCGGTGGGAGGACCCACCCAGCACGTCCTGATCGCGTTCGCGAACTGGGGGACCCTGCTGAGATCGCCCCAGACAGGCCATAGGTACAGGTACGGCCACATGGAGCTCAACACGCACGACGACCGGCGCCTCAGGCTCATCTCCATCATGCCGATGGAGGCATATCTGCGGGGCCTGGGTGAGATGCCGTCCTCGTGGCATGCCGAGGCGCTGAAGGCTCAGGCCGTCGCTGCGCGGACATACGCGGCTGAGAAGGTGACCCGGGTCGGGCAGGCGCGGTCCGGCTGCAATTGCGGCCTATACGCCGACACCCGGGACCAGGCCTACGTGGGCTACACCAAGGAAGACCCCGCCTCGTTCGGCGGGAGCTCGGCGACCGCAGCCCGATGGCCCAACGCCGTAGAGGCCACGGCGAACCAGGTCGTGACGTATCCCGTATCGGGCTCCTGGCGGCTGGCCGAGACCTACTACTCCTCGTCGTCGGGTGGTCGAACCGAGCGCAACGAGGACGTCTGGGGTGGGACCGCCCGCCCCTACCTCAGGGACCGCGACGACCCTTGGTCGCAGCTGCCCGCGAACCCCTACGCGAACTGGTCCGTTGAGATGAGCCAGGCTGACGTAGCCGCCAAGCTCGGGATGGGAAGGGTCGATTCCATAGACCTGTCCGCGCGCACCGCTGGTGGGGGAGTGGCGACAGCGCGGGTCTACGGCGACACCAACAAGACGTTCACGGGCGACCGTTTCCGGTCTGCGTTGGGGCTGCGGAGCACGAAGATCTGGATCGATTCGGCGCCGCCCCCTCCGGTTCAGCCGACATGGCGAGGCTGGTCGAGCCTGCCCCCCATCGCGACGTCTCGCTCGGCTGACCCGGTCGTGGTGGCGGCTCCGAACAGCGCCCTGCACGCCGTCGTCGTGGACTCGTCCAACGTGCCGATGACAAGCCGGCGTGACCCCTCGACGGGGGCGTGGTCCGCGTGGACCCGGGTCGGGGATGCAGGCAGCGCCGGGTTCGAGCCGACCGCCGCCCTCACGAAGGACTCGGCGGTGCACGCCGCTCTGCGTGGGACCGATGGACTCATCTACGTCGCTAGACGCGATGCGTCGAGTGGGGCCTGGTCGGGATGGAGCTTCGTCGGTACGCGCCAGTCCTTCGGCAGCGCCCCCGCCCTTGCGGCGGCCCCCGACGGAAGCGCATGGCTCGTGATGGTCAAACCGGCGGACAACACGATATGGATCGCTCGCAGGGAGCCGTCGAGACCGTGGTCGGACTGGCAGCGCGTGGGCTCCGGACCGGACGCCGGGTTGGAGCCGGCGATCGCCGTGGGTGGGGACGGCGCCGTGCACATCGTCATACGGGGGACCGACGGTGTCCCTTACGCGACCGTACGCGACCCCTCTACGGGTTCATGGGCCGGGTGGGCCCGCCTCGGGCCCGCAGGGAGCTTCGGATACGAACCCTCGCTCACGGTGAGTTCGAGAGGGATAGAGGCCCTGGTGCGAGGGTCGGACGACGGCCTCTATCACGCTGTTCGCAGCGGGAGTGGCTGGTCGAGCTGGTTCCGGGTCGGTTCTTCGTTCGAGAAGGCGGGTCCGGGCAAGGCCCCGCACCTCGCAACCGGCCCCGACGGTCGTGTCCACCTGACCGTGGCTGGGTCGGATGATGGCATCTATCACAACGTCTACACGGTCGGACAGGTCTGGTCGGGCTGGGGCCGCGTTGGTTCCTCGAGCGACAAGGTGGGTCCGGGTGGTGAGGTTCCGATCGTCGGCGTTCCGGACGGTTCGGTGGCGGCCTTCGTGCGCGGCACGGACGACCGCGTGTACTCGAACCTGCGCCGCTGA
- a CDS encoding glycosyltransferase family 2 protein, translated as MSPWLNRVGGDGGHDNLTATGRPPGCFAERKALPELLSIIVPVYNERPTIESVVVRCGRVHLPVDREILVVDDGSTDGTRDFLAEHLVHIDGVRVVLHGSNAGKGSAVRTGARFAQGRWIVVQDADLEYDPEDIPRLLEPLLSGTADVVYGSRFLGSSRWARPWQRLANVGLSRLTSLLYGGSISDMETCYKLIPRDLFMTLDLVAERFDFEPEVTAKLLRSGARVAEVPISYTARTRADGKKIGWRDGVDAVRALWRLRSWSPPAHVAATELISPRQQTT; from the coding sequence CTGTCTCCATGGCTCAATCGGGTCGGAGGGGACGGGGGCCATGATAATCTCACGGCCACTGGACGGCCGCCCGGCTGCTTTGCGGAGAGGAAAGCCCTGCCCGAACTCCTGTCGATCATAGTTCCCGTATACAACGAGCGACCCACCATCGAGTCGGTCGTCGTCCGTTGTGGCCGGGTTCACCTACCCGTAGATAGGGAGATCCTCGTCGTCGACGACGGGTCCACGGACGGGACGCGCGACTTCCTCGCGGAGCACCTGGTGCACATCGACGGTGTGCGGGTCGTGTTGCACGGGTCCAACGCCGGCAAGGGGTCGGCCGTCAGAACGGGCGCTCGGTTCGCGCAGGGACGCTGGATCGTCGTCCAAGATGCCGACCTGGAGTATGACCCCGAAGACATCCCACGCCTCCTCGAACCCCTTTTGAGCGGTACGGCCGACGTGGTCTACGGGTCGCGGTTCCTCGGATCGTCCCGCTGGGCTCGGCCCTGGCAGAGACTGGCCAACGTCGGGCTGTCCCGACTCACCTCACTCCTGTACGGGGGGTCCATCTCCGACATGGAGACCTGTTACAAGCTCATCCCCCGGGACCTGTTCATGACATTGGACCTCGTAGCGGAACGCTTCGACTTCGAGCCCGAGGTGACGGCCAAGTTGCTGCGCAGTGGCGCCAGGGTGGCGGAGGTCCCTATCTCATATACGGCTCGGACCCGCGCGGACGGGAAGAAGATCGGGTGGCGCGACGGGGTCGATGCGGTGAGAGCTCTGTGGAGGCTGAGGTCCTGGAGTCCCCCCGCCCATGTCGCCGCAACAGAACTGATCTCTCCTAGACAGCAGACTACCTAG